The genomic region ACGAGATGCCCAGGAGTCTCGTGGGCGCGGAGATGTGTATAAGAGACAGCTCTCGAGCGATCAGATCGCCCGTGAGAATAATCTAACCGCAGCGCAAGTCCGGAAAGACCTCTCCTATTTTGGCGCTTTCGGACGGCGCGGACTCGGTTACAATGTGCAATCGCTCTACGATACGATTAGTCGATTGCTTGGTTTGAACAAGCAATGGAATGTCGTACTGATAGGGCTTGGAAACATCGGTCGGGCGCTCGTCGCCTACGACGGATTCCGGCAGCGCGGATTCAATATCCGGTTGTTAATCGACAGCGATCCGAACAAAGTCAATCTAAAGATTAAAGACCTCACGATTCGCCCCTATTCCGAACTTCGGAAACTGGTGCCGCAACTCGAAATTAAAATTGCGATTCTGTCTGTACCGGCGGAAGCAGCACAGGCAGCAGCAGAGGAAGTAATCGCTGCCGGTTGTCGCGCGATCTTGAACTTTGCTCCGGTTACATTGCAGGTGCCTGATTCTGTCTATGTGCGGCAAGAGAATATGGCGTTTGAAATCGAATCGTTGAGTTTCCTGCTCACTCACGAAAAACGCACACAATAAGCTCCGATGATGCTGCGTCGTAATCCGACTCCCGTTAGTTTACGGTCAACGCATAGCCGAGTTGTATCTTCGTCGCCCTATTCAGCGTTAGCATCGCTCTACGATGCACTAATGTGGCACGTCGATTATGTCCATTGGGCGCAGTACCTCGTTCAGATTGCCCGCAAGTATTCGTTACCCAATGGCGCTTGGTGCGAAGGGGGCTGCGGTACCGGTAACATCGCACTGCGCATTGCAAAAATGGGTAACTCGATTTCCGGATTCGATATTGCTCCCGCGATGATCGATGCTGCTCGTAAGAAAGCGCTGGAACAAAACCTCCCTGTTAAATTTGCAACTGCATCATTCAACGATTTTTCCGTACAAGACCTCGCATTCCTGTTTGTCGTGTATGATGGCGTTAACTATTTACTGAAGCGCAGCGAGTTAGAGGCATTTCTATTACGCGCATCGGCATCCCTCCAGTTTAATGGTTTATTCGTTTTCGATATCTGTACTGAACGCAACTCGTTACGCAATTTGTTCGATTGGCGTGATAGTCAGTCCCGCAACGGTTACCATTACATCCGGCACAGTTGGTATGAACGCGAGCGGCAGCTTCATCACAACGATTTTGAAATTGTAACCGACTCCGATCCCGATACGGTTTTTATCGAAAACCACCTGCAGCGTATTTATTATATCAACGACGTGGTTACATTATTGAAAGCGACGCCGTTACAACTCATCGCAATCCTTGGCGACACGACCTTTTCGCCGGGTACCGAACATAAC from bacterium harbors:
- a CDS encoding redox-sensing transcriptional repressor Rex; its protein translation is RDAQESRGRGDVYKRQLSSDQIARENNLTAAQVRKDLSYFGAFGRRGLGYNVQSLYDTISRLLGLNKQWNVVLIGLGNIGRALVAYDGFRQRGFNIRLLIDSDPNKVNLKIKDLTIRPYSELRKLVPQLEIKIAILSVPAEAAQAAAEEVIAAGCRAILNFAPVTLQVPDSVYVRQENMAFEIESLSFLLTHEKRTQ
- a CDS encoding class I SAM-dependent methyltransferase encodes the protein MMLRRNPTPVSLRSTHSRVVSSSPYSALASLYDALMWHVDYVHWAQYLVQIARKYSLPNGAWCEGGCGTGNIALRIAKMGNSISGFDIAPAMIDAARKKALEQNLPVKFATASFNDFSVQDLAFLFVVYDGVNYLLKRSELEAFLLRASASLQFNGLFVFDICTERNSLRNLFDWRDSQSRNGYHYIRHSWYERERQLHHNDFEIVTDSDPDTVFIENHLQRIYYINDVVTLLKATPLQLIAILGDTTFSPGTEHNDRVHFVCRNRL